The genomic stretch GTGGGTGACGACCATGGATGAGGAGACCGACGCGGACCTGCGGGACGCCTGGAACCGCGCCTACGGCCACCTGCTGGACCTCCCCGCGCCGGTGGCAGGCGGGGCGGGGCCCCTCACGCCCGAACAGCAGAAGACCGATGTGCTGCGGGCGCGGCACCTGCAACCCACCGTGCGGCAGATCGGCCACCTCCGCGCCCTGCTGGACGCCCGCCTCCGGGAGGACCGGACGTGCGGCCAGGAGCAAGCTGCGAGAGGCGCGGCCCCATGCCGTCGGGGCCGCGCCTCTTGAGCGGTCAGGTCGCCGTTCAGTACCGTTCGGTCGCCTGGATCCACGCCCGGCACAGGTCACGCCCGAGGTGATCGTCGGCCAGGGCCAGCAGGTACGGGTTCGGGTGCGCCTGCGGCCGCGCGGCCAGGACTGCCGCGACGATCTCCTCGTCGCTCAGGTCGGGCTGGACGACGGCCAGCGCGAAGCTCGCCACGGCCGGACTTCGGCTGATCCCTGCGAAACAGTGCACGTGCAGGTCGTGGCCGCGGGCCTCCCGTTCCAGGAAACGTTGAACCTGCGTCAGGTGCCACGCCCCGGGCGGCACGTCGAGATCATCCCCGTCCGTGTCGTGGAAGGCCAGTGTCAGGAGCGGACCGGCGTGGCCGTCCAGCGCCTCTGGCAGTGGGTCGCCCGGGTCGCGCAGACTGATGACCGCCACGTTCTTGCCCTGCGCAGGCTCTCCCAGGTCGGGCAGATCGGTGACGCCGCTGACGCTCAGGTTCACGCGCTCACCTCCTCGGGCAACTCGGGGTTCCGGGCGACGAGCAGGTGCCAGCCTTCCCGGCCGCTGCGGGCCACGGCCAGATGCCGGGCTGCCAGGGTGGGGCGTTCCAGCTCAAAGTTGACCTTCAGACTGGCGAGCAGTTGCGTCTCGATCCGCAGCAGCAGCGCCGTCGGGATGCCCAGCGGCAGGATCAGTACGAGGTGAGCGCCGCCCCGGAGCGCGTGGACGGTACTGTCCAGGATGGCGTTCAGCCACGCGGCGTACCCCTCGTCGCTCTGCTCGAACCCGTCCGCGATCAGGTCGAGACTGCCCGGCAGGGGCGGGTGCAGGAACATCAGGTCCACGTGCGGATGAGGGGTCTGTTCCAGGACGTCCACCAGGTCCTCGCCGAGGAGGTTCACCTCCCGGATGAAGGGCTGGGCGGGGAAGCGGTCACTGGCCCACGCGGTGTGACCCATCCGGGTGGCGGTCACGGCCACGGTCCCGCTCCCGGCCATCGGGTCGGCGATCACGCCAGGACCCGGCAGGTACTGCGCGATCAGGCTGCGCGCCACGGCCGGGTGCAGTCCCTCGGCGAACTCGACCTCGTGATCCCCGTACACCCAGGCGATGTCCCGCGCGCCGTACAGGCGGGGCGTGCGACGGGTCTGCGGGTCGGGGGCCAGCCAGCCGGTCTCCTGAACGTGAGGGCCGGGCACCTGCCCTGCGAGGTGCTGGGCCAGCTGGCGGCGCTGCGTGGGCAGTGTGCCGCTCAGCGCGAGACCTTCCAGTTGGCCGTCCCGTTCCTCGACGTTCAGTTTTTCCAGCAGCTGGAAGTTCGCGCCCCCGGCCAGCAGGGTGCGCCGCGTGACGCCCCAGCGGGCCAGGTACCGCAGGTGGTGCCGGAAGTGACGGTAGCTGACGCCCGTGACGTCCGTGATCGGCTGGAAGTCCAGGTGACCTGCCCCCAGGTCCTGCATGAAGCGGGTCATGAGCTGCTCGTCCTGTTCGGGCGTTCCGGGCGCCGGGTCGTGCGCCTGACCGTAGTGCCCGGCGATCCAGCGGACGATCTGCGTGTACGTGGTCCAGGTGTGTCCGGGTCTCGGCATGATTCCACTCTCCTTGTTCTTCCGGCACGTGGCCTTCCGGTGCGCGGCGGCTCACGTGAGTTGATCGGCCTGCCAGCCCAGGCGCTCCAGCTCCGTCTCGACGGCCATCAGTTCAGCCGCGACCTGATCGGCGTGCTGTTGAAGGGCACCCACCTCTACCGTCGGCCGCCGCCGCAGGGGCACCACCTTCAGGCTGCGCTCCTGCGTTGCCTGCAGGCGGCGCTGCGCCGCCAGTTCCCGCTTCCGGCGCTGCATCCGCAGCCACACCTCACTGTTCAGGCTCGCCGCATCGAACCGGGGCGGCGCGCTGGGCACCGTGGCCCACACCCTCGACAGCAGGTCCCTGAGCATCTTGCTCTGAATCCGCAGCGCCCGGCGCCGTGCCAGCAGCTCCACCATCTCCGGGTGGGCGGCCAGCGTCCGCGCCCGGTTCACTTTCAGTCTCTGCAACTGTCTGAGCATCCGTTCCAGGTCCCTCACGGTCGGCCCGTTCAGGCCCTGCGTGGCGTGCGTCTCCACCATCACGGTGTCCTTCACGCGGCGGTAATCGCGCTTCAGGCGACGTTCGACGCCCATGATGGCGCGGTTCAATTCGGCGAGTTTCACCCCTGTCCCTCCCCTCGGCGCGTCGTCTGCAGGCTGGTCATAACAGTGCCCGGTGAGCCGTGAGCCGTGCGTGTGCGCCGTGCCCCGCTCGTCGGAAAAAGGTGCCCCTGAGAAGGGCAGAGGCGACCCTGCCTGCACGCCCGGCGTGCCTACCCGTCACTCGCCTTACTGCACGCTGGCCGCGACCAGGTCCACGCGCCAGTTCGTGGCCTGAATCTGCACGTCCAGCCTGCGCCGCTCCTGCGCGCAGCGGTCCACGGTGCGCCGCAGTTCGGCGACGTCCACCTGCGGCACGTACCGCAGTTCGCTGTGCGCGATGCGCTCACTGACCCGCCCCGCCTGGTCTGCCAGGCCCCGCAGGATCGCCATGCGCTCGTCGAGAATGTCGCGGGCGACGATGGCCTCCGTCAGGCTGCGGCCGTCAGGGAGGCGGGCGATCAGGTTGGTGCGGTGAATCGCGGCGATCAGCGCCTGGTACTCCCCGAGCATGTCGCCCAGGAGGGTCAGCAGCTCCTGGGGATTCTCGAAGGGCGTGTCGCCTTCCTGCACGACCAGCACGCTCTGCAACCGGCGCTGCAGGTCGGCGATGCGGGTCTTGAACTCTTTGCGCCGGATCAGCGCCTCAGCCAGGATCATGCCTGCCCTCCTCTGTCAGCGTCCTGCTGACGACCCCAGTTTCGCAGCGTCCCCCTGTTTTCTTTGAACGAAATGTACTGGTACTGAGTTCCGGTTGGACCCGCGCACAGGAACAGCGCGGTCGGCCCATCGCCCGGACACCTGATACGGACTCCGTTTGTTTCGCCAACAATCCGGAACCTCACCGGATTGCTGACTCCACGTCCGGAACCCGCTTCGACTCCTCCTCGCTCTGCTGCTCAGCTCTACGAGTCCGTATGATCTGCTCCCCGCAGCATGCCGGACACCCGGTCACCAGGATGCCGCAGGTGCGCTCGGAAACCCCGGAGACAGCACCGAAGCCGCACAGGTCTGGCGTGCCTGACCCGGTGATCAGGGCCGCGTGACGGCGTCCTTCAGATGCATGGGAGGCCGACCACCGGGTGAACAAGGAAGACGGCCGTGTACGCTCGTCCTTATAGCGCGTCTCTCCCCGACAGCCCCCAGGATCACTCCTGGGTACCCTCAAGTTCTGCCAGGAGCAGGATCACTGTCAGGCGACCGGACCGGAACTGCACGCCAGCCGCGCAGGCGTTGTGTGCTTCCGCGCAGTCCCGACGTACCCGCCGTTCCAGCCAGGCGTGCACATCCTCCCAGGCGTGTCCTGCTCCCCGACCACTGGACAGTGTGAAACAGAAGGTCAGGCGTGAGCCGCTCGACAGGAGCAGGACTGCCTGCCTCAGATCTCGCAAACTGTGGCCAGGATGCAGTCGATTTCCAGGGAGGCGTCAGACTGTCTGCCATGCCCGCCTCCCCCTTCCAGTTCGACAACTCCTACGCGCGGGACCTGCCCGGCTTCTGCGTCCCCTGGCAACCGGCCGCCGTTCCCGCGCCGGATCTCCTGTACTTCAACCGGGAGTTGGCCTTCGAACTGGGACTGGACCCTGACGGCCTGGATGGCCCTGACGGCGCCGCGATCTTCGCCGGCAACCGGGTCCCCGAGGGCGCCGAGCCGCTCGCGCAGGCGTACGCCGGCCATCAGTTCGGGGGCTTCTCCCCACAACTCGGCGACGGCCGCGCCCTGCTGCTCGGCGAGGTCATCGACCCGTCCGGGGCGCGCCGCGACCTGATGCTCAAAGGGTCCGGCCGCACGCCCTTCTCCAGACGGGGCGACGGTAAGGCCGCCGTCGGACCCATGCTGCGCGAAGTCCTGATCGGTGAGGCCATGCACGCCCTCGGCCTCCCCACCACCCGCGCCCTCGCCGTGACTGCCACCGGCGAGACCGTCTACCGGGAGCGTCCCCTGCCCGGCGCAGTCCTGACTCGCGTGGCCGCCAGTCACCTGCGGGTCGGCACCTTCGAATTCTTCAGCGCCCGCCGCGAGACCGACCGCGTCCGGCAACTTGCTGACTACGCCATCGCCCGGCATGACCCCGACCTCGTCGGCACGGACGACCGCTACCTCGGTCTGCTGCGCCGGGTCGCGCAGCGGCAGGCGACGCTGGTGGCGGGATGGATGAATGTCGGATTCATCCACGGCGTGATGAACACCGACAACGTCGCCATTTCCGGAGAGACGATCGACTATGGCCCGTGCGCGTTTCTGGAGGCGTACGACCCGGACGCGGTGTTCAGCTCCATCGATCACGGTGGACGCTACGCCTACCGCAACCAGCCGCCCGTGACCCGCTGGAACCTGGCGCGACTGGCCGAGACCCTGCTGCCCCTCATCGCCGGACAGGACAGCAAGGAGGCCATGTCGGAAGCCACCAGGCAGGCGACCGGGGTGATCGACGCCTTCCCGGGATGGTACGAGGGCGCGCTGCTGACCGGCCAGCGGGCGAAACTGGGCCTGCGCGGCGAGGACGACGCGACTGACCGCGCGCTCGCCGGGGACTGGCTGACCCTGCTGCACGATCACCGGGTGGATTTCACGCTCGGGTGGCGCCGGCTGGCCGACGCGGCGGGCGGGAACGAGGGGCCGCTGCGGGCGCTGTTCACCGACCCGCAGGCGCCGGACACCTGGCTGGCCCGCTGGCGGGTACGGGCGGGAAGTGAAGGTAATACGGCCGCAGACTGGAGCGAACGGGCCAACCTCATGCGCCGGGTGAACCCGGCGGTCATTCCGCGCAACCACCGGGTGGAGGAAGCGCTGACGGCCGCGTCCGATCACGGGGATCTCGGACCGTTCAGGCGGCTCCTGGCGGCTGTTCAGCGGCCGTACGACGAGACCCCGGAACAGGCGCCGTACCTCGAACCGGCCCGCGCGGAGGTCACGGCCTGTTACCGCACCTTCTGCGGCACCTGACCGGGCTTCCTCACAGAACACCATCCCAGGCCGGAGCGGCGATGTTGGTGGCAGAGCCAGGCGACGTGCCCGATGATGGCGACGGGACAACGTGGCAGGCCTGTCGATCGAGGCGGATCAGCGGACCCAACCCGGTCCACACCACCCGCCAGGAAACTCCGGATCATCCACAGGAACATTGCCGCAGGAGGCCGCGTCATGAAGATCGTCTGTATCAGCGACACCCACAGCCAGCAGGGCGAGCTGTTCACCACCAGCAGTCGCCTCAAGCTCCCTGAGGGTGACTTGCTGATCCAGGCCGGCGACCTGACCAGCCAGGGTCGCCCCGCCGAGTATGCCGCCGCGCCGAGCTGGCTGGGCACACTGGCGGAGCGCTTCACGCACGGCGCGGTCGTGATTGCCGGGAACCACGATTTCCTGGCCGAGCGGGATCCGGAAGCGTTCGCTGCGCTGGTGCCCCCGAGCCTCACCTACCTGAACGACTCGGGGGTCGAGATCGGGGGGCTGCGTTTCTGGGGTTCACCCATCACACCCTGATTACACGACTGGGCCTTCAACCGCCGCCCCGGCCGTGACATCGCCGCCCACTGGGCGAAGATCCCAGCGTCGGTTGACGTGCTGGTCACCCACTTAGTGGGTAGCGAGAGCTCTAGCTGGCAGGTGCAGTAGCTCGGCACTCCACGTTCTTCCATCAAACAATGAAAATCCCGCTCGGGCCTGAATTGGTAGGATTTCCGCCATCCCCCGGAAGATGCCCTTCCTCCTCTGCGGCGGCCTCCTCAAGCAACTTGGCCGCCGCTGCGAAAAAGGCAGTGTCTTCCGGCACCTTCACTTTCGGGCGTTTGGCAAGTTGAGTGTCGATCAGAGGCGTGATCAGCTTCCGCGCCACTTCCTCACGGTTCGTCGCGGCGTACATGGCCCGCAGATGTTTGGGCAGGTCCTGCTTCTGGAGCGCGTCAATCACCTGCTGACACTCCTTCTGACTGAGCAGCGCGGTTTCTACCTCTTCGCCGAGGACCTGCTCCAGGATGGCCACCATCTTCTTGGCGTCGTCTTCGATCACGACGTCCATGGCTGCCTTAGCGACAGCCTGTGATCCACTGCCTCCGAGTAGGCCTCCCAGGAACCCGCCCACAATCGTCCCGACGCCTGGAAAGATCGCCGTACCTATCGCTGCTCCAGCCATCATTCCGCCCGTTCCCCCGGCAACGCTCGCCGTCGTCACCGTGACGTTCTTGATGAGTTGCGCCGGGGAGACTTGGCCCTGGAACAATCTCACCACGTCGCCAGCCGACATGGCCACCACAGTTACAGCTCCCGTGACCGCGTTGCCCCGCATCAACTTGCTAAGGTGGCTGCTGGCCGCCGCACCCGACAGATTCTTCCCAGCGCCCTTCACGAGCATGCGGGTGACCTTCGGTCCCAGCTTGCCCACCAAGGCGTCCGTGGCGGGCCGCAAACTGCGCTCCAGGCCTGTTCGTCCCAGTTGTGCGGCGCCGATGCTACTCACCCACGCGATGCCGCCCACCTGAATGCCGGACAGGGCTCCATTCTTCAGGGCCACTTCTGGAGACTCACCACGCCAGCAACCCACGGCAAACGTCATGATCGCGCTCACGCCTGCCGCTTTTCCTGCAATTTCAACGCCCCGGACGGCGTCGAATGTCAGCCCCTCGATACTGCCCGCCTTGGCAATGCGCCGCGCCTGTGCGTAGGTGATGTGCCCCTTCCGGACGATGCGGCGGGCCTCGGCGGGGTCCGTGACACCCGGT from Deinococcus seoulensis encodes the following:
- a CDS encoding DIP1984 family protein translates to MILAEALIRRKEFKTRIADLQRRLQSVLVVQEGDTPFENPQELLTLLGDMLGEYQALIAAIHRTNLIARLPDGRSLTEAIVARDILDERMAILRGLADQAGRVSERIAHSELRYVPQVDVAELRRTVDRCAQERRRLDVQIQATNWRVDLVAASVQ
- a CDS encoding protein adenylyltransferase SelO, translated to MPASPFQFDNSYARDLPGFCVPWQPAAVPAPDLLYFNRELAFELGLDPDGLDGPDGAAIFAGNRVPEGAEPLAQAYAGHQFGGFSPQLGDGRALLLGEVIDPSGARRDLMLKGSGRTPFSRRGDGKAAVGPMLREVLIGEAMHALGLPTTRALAVTATGETVYRERPLPGAVLTRVAASHLRVGTFEFFSARRETDRVRQLADYAIARHDPDLVGTDDRYLGLLRRVAQRQATLVAGWMNVGFIHGVMNTDNVAISGETIDYGPCAFLEAYDPDAVFSSIDHGGRYAYRNQPPVTRWNLARLAETLLPLIAGQDSKEAMSEATRQATGVIDAFPGWYEGALLTGQRAKLGLRGEDDATDRALAGDWLTLLHDHRVDFTLGWRRLADAAGGNEGPLRALFTDPQAPDTWLARWRVRAGSEGNTAADWSERANLMRRVNPAVIPRNHRVEEALTAASDHGDLGPFRRLLAAVQRPYDETPEQAPYLEPARAEVTACYRTFCGT
- a CDS encoding metallophosphoesterase family protein codes for the protein MKIVCISDTHSQQGELFTTSSRLKLPEGDLLIQAGDLTSQGRPAEYAAAPSWLGTLAERFTHGAVVIAGNHDFLAERDPEAFAALVPPSLTYLNDSGVEIGGLRFWGSPITP